Proteins from a genomic interval of Caldicellulosiruptor diazotrophicus:
- the rsmH gene encoding 16S rRNA (cytosine(1402)-N(4))-methyltransferase RsmH — MYEHIPVLLEESVFFLVTNPDGIYVDATFGLGGHSKRILERISNKGFLIAIDRDLEAIELGRRKLEAYKNVEIVHSSFSKVDEVLEALGIEKIDGILFDFGVSSLQLDKQERGFSYSKEAFLDMRMDTTSKLTAYDVINFYSKEDLERIIREYGEERFARRIAKAIVERRNKKPIETTTELSSLISSVVPKPKDGSHPAQKTFQAIRIEVNRELEEIMIALEKSLRFLKSGGRICAISFHSLEDRIVKEFFKFHSLDCICPKDLPVCICGKKKELNIITKKPITPSKEEIEKNKRSHSAKLRVAEKV, encoded by the coding sequence ATGTATGAACACATACCGGTGCTACTTGAAGAGTCGGTGTTTTTTCTTGTTACAAATCCGGATGGAATTTATGTTGATGCTACTTTTGGTCTTGGTGGACATTCAAAAAGAATACTTGAAAGGATTTCTAACAAAGGTTTTCTTATTGCTATTGACAGGGACTTGGAAGCTATTGAGCTTGGCAGAAGAAAATTAGAAGCTTACAAGAATGTAGAGATAGTGCATTCTTCATTTTCAAAAGTTGATGAGGTGCTGGAAGCTTTAGGAATTGAAAAGATAGATGGAATACTCTTCGACTTTGGTGTTTCTTCATTGCAACTTGACAAGCAAGAAAGAGGTTTTTCGTACAGCAAAGAAGCTTTTTTAGATATGAGGATGGATACAACATCAAAACTAACCGCGTATGATGTTATCAATTTCTATTCTAAGGAAGATTTAGAGAGAATAATAAGAGAGTATGGTGAAGAGAGGTTTGCAAGAAGGATTGCAAAAGCGATTGTGGAAAGAAGGAATAAAAAGCCTATTGAAACCACAACAGAATTGAGTAGCTTGATTTCTTCTGTGGTACCGAAGCCAAAAGATGGTTCACATCCTGCACAAAAGACTTTCCAGGCTATCCGAATAGAGGTAAACAGAGAACTTGAGGAAATAATGATCGCGCTTGAAAAGAGTTTGAGATTTTTGAAATCTGGTGGGAGGATATGTGCAATTTCTTTTCACTCTCTTGAAGATAGAATAGTAAAAGAGTTTTTCAAATTTCACTCACTTGACTGTATTTGTCCGAAAGATCTTCCTGTCTGTATATGTGGCAAGAAAAAAGAGCTTAACATCATAACAAAAAAGCCAATAACCCCTTCTAAAGAAGAGATTGAGAAAAACAAAAGAAGTCACAGCGCAAAACTGAGAGTTGCTGAAAAGGTCTGA
- the mraZ gene encoding division/cell wall cluster transcriptional repressor MraZ translates to MLIGEYKHVVDNKGRIILPSKFREELGERFILTKGLDNCLFGYSLKEWSVLEEKLKKLPLTSKEARTFLRFFFAGACECEVDKQGRVLIPQNLREYAGIQKEVFIIGVMTRIEIWSEDNWLKEMTNEDLSVDRIAQKMEELGI, encoded by the coding sequence ATGTTAATAGGAGAATACAAGCATGTGGTAGACAATAAAGGTAGAATAATACTTCCTTCTAAATTCAGAGAAGAACTTGGTGAGAGATTTATCCTTACAAAAGGACTTGATAACTGCCTTTTTGGATATTCTTTGAAAGAGTGGTCTGTGCTTGAGGAAAAGCTTAAAAAACTTCCACTTACAAGCAAAGAAGCACGAACATTTTTGAGATTTTTCTTTGCGGGGGCGTGTGAGTGCGAGGTTGACAAGCAGGGGAGAGTCCTCATTCCCCAGAACCTAAGAGAATATGCAGGTATTCAAAAAGAGGTATTTATAATTGGTGTTATGACAAGAATTGAAATATGGAGCGAGGATAACTGGCTCAAAGAAATGACTAATGAGGACCTTTCGGTTGATAGAATAGCACAAAAAATGGAGGAGCTGGGTATATAA
- a CDS encoding Spo0E family sporulation regulatory protein-aspartic acid phosphatase, whose translation MITEKIMKLREKLDELINSNADYESIYHVSTELDKLILDYYKERNEMVLKKLVKKEGNV comes from the coding sequence ATGATAACAGAAAAGATAATGAAGTTGAGAGAGAAGTTGGATGAACTGATTAACAGCAACGCTGATTATGAGTCAATATATCATGTCAGTACAGAATTGGACAAGCTGATTCTGGATTATTACAAAGAGAGAAATGAAATGGTGCTCAAAAAGTTAGTCAAAAAGGAAGGGAATGTGTAA
- the lgt gene encoding prolipoprotein diacylglyceryl transferase produces MIDDSIVFPGLGLRFNFSPVAFKIFGLEVRWYGIIIAIGFLCGFLASTYFAKKEEVNPEVLLDIAIIALPVAIIFARAYYVIFNFKEFKDNILSIFAIRQGGIAIYGALIGALLSTYIYCKIKKINFFKICDVGVHGLILGQAIGRWGNFANREAYGYETNLPWRMQIYSNEVGRRIDVHPTFLYESLWDFFVFLLLLFLRKYKKKEGDMLGFYLIFYSTGRFFIEGLRTDSLMIGNFRVSQIVAALCIVVGSTIVLKNKRSFFDKI; encoded by the coding sequence ATGATAGATGATAGTATTGTTTTTCCAGGGCTTGGTTTGAGATTTAATTTTAGTCCAGTTGCATTTAAGATTTTTGGACTTGAGGTCAGATGGTACGGGATTATAATTGCAATTGGTTTTTTATGTGGTTTTCTTGCAAGCACATATTTTGCTAAAAAAGAAGAAGTAAACCCAGAGGTTTTGCTTGACATTGCAATAATTGCACTACCTGTTGCAATAATCTTTGCAAGGGCTTATTATGTGATTTTTAATTTTAAAGAGTTCAAGGACAATATTCTAAGCATTTTTGCCATTCGCCAGGGTGGAATTGCGATATATGGAGCTTTGATAGGTGCGCTTTTGAGCACATACATTTATTGCAAGATAAAAAAAATAAATTTTTTCAAAATATGTGATGTGGGTGTTCACGGTCTGATATTAGGGCAGGCAATAGGAAGATGGGGTAACTTTGCAAACAGGGAAGCTTACGGCTATGAGACAAATCTTCCATGGCGTATGCAGATTTATAGCAATGAAGTTGGGAGAAGAATAGATGTTCATCCAACATTTTTGTATGAGTCTTTATGGGACTTTTTTGTCTTCTTGCTTTTATTATTTCTCAGAAAGTATAAAAAGAAAGAAGGGGATATGTTAGGATTTTATTTAATATTTTATTCTACCGGAAGGTTTTTCATCGAGGGGTTGAGAACAGACAGTTTAATGATAGGGAATTTTAGAGTATCCCAGATTGTTGCAGCTTTGTGCATTGTTGTAGGAAGTACAATTGTGTTAAAGAACAAAAGGTCATTTTTCGACAAAATATAG
- the yfmH gene encoding EF-P 5-aminopentanol modification-associated protein YfmH, giving the protein MERIYDDALNEEIYINSYSNGLKAFVIKKKNFSKAFAGFATKYGSVDSKFVHPKTKEVVEVPDGIAHFLEHKLFEEEEGNVFDRFAKFGAMANAFTSFKETVYYFISTQNFYENFEILLDFVQNPYFTDQNVEKEKGIIGQEIRMYQDNPNWRVYFNLLNALYVNNPVKIDIAGTLESIQKITKEDLYLCYNTFYHPSNMIIVVCGDVDPKKVFDTIERMEKTKEYQSLIERIYPDEPEKLNQKKIEARLSVAVPIFYIGFKDNQNDLPPYEMIMKDIQTQIMAEMLFGKSTDFYEKLYKEGLINQNFGFEYNCEPEYSFFMIGGESKDPEEVYRRIIEHIEDVKKKGIDREEFERAKKVVLGTHLRKFDNPEKLSVEFIYNYFKGVNIFEYVKQISSVSFEMCEKRLKEFFDESTSCISIVWPTN; this is encoded by the coding sequence ATGGAAAGGATTTATGATGATGCTCTCAATGAAGAGATTTATATAAATTCATATTCAAATGGACTAAAAGCTTTTGTCATAAAAAAGAAAAACTTCAGCAAGGCATTTGCAGGTTTTGCAACAAAATACGGTTCTGTTGATAGTAAATTTGTTCATCCAAAAACAAAAGAGGTTGTTGAGGTTCCAGATGGCATTGCACATTTTTTGGAACACAAATTGTTTGAGGAAGAAGAAGGAAATGTGTTTGACAGATTTGCAAAATTTGGTGCAATGGCAAATGCATTTACTTCCTTCAAAGAAACAGTCTACTATTTTATATCCACTCAAAACTTTTATGAAAATTTTGAGATTCTCTTAGATTTTGTTCAAAATCCGTATTTTACTGATCAAAATGTCGAGAAAGAAAAAGGGATAATTGGACAGGAGATAAGAATGTACCAGGACAATCCAAACTGGAGGGTTTATTTTAATCTCTTGAATGCACTTTATGTAAACAATCCTGTGAAAATTGACATTGCAGGAACATTAGAGAGTATTCAAAAAATTACAAAAGAGGATTTGTATTTGTGTTATAATACATTCTATCATCCAAGCAATATGATAATTGTTGTATGCGGTGATGTGGACCCTAAAAAAGTTTTTGATACAATTGAAAGGATGGAAAAGACAAAAGAATATCAAAGCCTGATAGAAAGGATTTATCCTGATGAGCCTGAAAAATTAAATCAAAAAAAGATAGAGGCAAGGCTTTCAGTGGCAGTGCCAATCTTCTATATAGGCTTTAAAGACAATCAAAATGACCTTCCGCCATATGAGATGATAATGAAGGATATACAAACACAGATAATGGCTGAAATGCTGTTTGGAAAATCCACAGATTTTTATGAAAAGCTTTATAAAGAAGGACTTATCAACCAGAACTTTGGGTTTGAGTACAACTGTGAACCTGAATATTCATTCTTTATGATTGGTGGAGAGAGCAAAGACCCTGAAGAGGTTTACAGAAGAATAATTGAGCACATTGAGGATGTCAAGAAAAAAGGAATTGACAGAGAAGAGTTTGAGAGAGCAAAAAAGGTTGTTTTGGGGACTCACTTGAGAAAGTTTGATAATCCTGAAAAACTCTCTGTTGAGTTTATATACAACTATTTCAAAGGAGTAAATATATTTGAATATGTTAAACAAATATCTTCTGTATCATTTGAAATGTGCGAAAAAAGGCTCAAAGAATTTTTTGATGAAAGTACAAGCTGTATATCAATTGTTTGGCCAACAAATTAA
- the yfmF gene encoding EF-P 5-aminopentanol modification-associated protein YfmF, translating to MQKKEKNNNFYMAFCDDRFKINRISVTFIDRLEREKNTLNALFPMVLIRGNNKYKDMKEINRFLDNMYGASLSIDVDKKGDLQAISFAISFLNDRFAGENLYTKALQFLYDIIYGPIKYGGGFEEEAILQEKNNLKQEIESRINDKVQYAIDRCIEIMFEGQNYALYEKGNVDDLQTITKEKLFSQYQEVITKKPMYVFVYGDYDEEWATSKALEIFGEEKRESIHNDFFVDIPFENTRYVTEEMEVNQGKIALGIRTNVDVTSEDYYKLLMLNGILGASPKSKLFENVREKASLCYYVFSRIDRFKSVMIISSGIEIENYEKALNMILQQIEDIKNGRIDDIEYESAINYYKTALMAIYDSPRDLLSFYLNQALVGQIIEPKEVFENLKNVNIEDIKKIANRFELDTVYFLKNRGVAKDGKDL from the coding sequence ATGCAAAAAAAAGAGAAAAACAACAATTTTTATATGGCGTTTTGTGATGACAGGTTCAAGATAAACAGGATTTCAGTTACCTTTATAGATAGGCTTGAAAGAGAAAAAAATACTTTAAATGCTCTATTTCCAATGGTTTTAATAAGAGGGAACAATAAGTACAAGGATATGAAAGAAATAAATAGATTTTTGGACAATATGTATGGTGCATCTTTGAGCATTGATGTGGATAAAAAGGGTGACCTGCAGGCAATTTCATTTGCAATAAGCTTTTTAAATGATAGATTTGCAGGAGAAAACCTTTATACAAAAGCGCTACAGTTTTTGTATGACATCATATATGGTCCGATAAAATATGGCGGTGGATTTGAAGAAGAAGCTATATTGCAAGAGAAGAACAATCTAAAACAGGAGATTGAAAGCAGGATAAACGACAAGGTTCAATATGCAATTGACAGATGTATAGAGATTATGTTTGAGGGGCAAAATTATGCTCTTTATGAAAAAGGAAATGTTGATGACTTGCAAACCATCACAAAAGAAAAGCTCTTTTCACAATACCAAGAGGTTATTACCAAAAAGCCTATGTACGTGTTTGTCTATGGTGACTATGATGAAGAATGGGCAACTTCAAAAGCATTAGAGATTTTTGGAGAGGAAAAAAGAGAGAGTATACACAATGATTTTTTTGTAGACATTCCATTTGAAAACACAAGATATGTAACAGAAGAGATGGAAGTAAATCAAGGCAAAATTGCCCTTGGGATAAGAACAAATGTGGATGTGACATCTGAGGATTATTACAAACTTTTGATGCTCAACGGAATTCTAGGAGCATCTCCAAAATCAAAACTTTTTGAAAATGTTCGCGAAAAAGCTTCTTTGTGCTACTACGTATTTTCAAGGATTGACAGGTTCAAATCTGTAATGATTATTAGCTCTGGAATTGAAATTGAAAACTATGAAAAGGCTTTAAATATGATTTTGCAGCAGATAGAGGATATCAAAAATGGGAGGATTGATGATATCGAATATGAAAGTGCAATAAACTATTATAAAACAGCTCTGATGGCTATATATGACAGTCCAAGGGATCTTCTGAGTTTTTATTTAAATCAGGCATTAGTTGGACAAATAATAGAACCCAAGGAAGTTTTTGAAAACCTCAAAAATGTGAATATAGAGGATATAAAAAAGATAGCAAACAGGTTTGAGCTTGATACTGTATATTTTTTGAAAAACAGAGGTGTTGCTAAAGATGGAAAGGATTTATGA
- a CDS encoding nucleotidyltransferase substrate binding protein: MKERIVEKYEDFKTALKRLEEGISIQPDKDIIMDGAIQRFEFVFELSWKLMREYLKYTGLEINNPRTVIKYAYQNGIIEDGDKWLKMLSDRNMTSHLYDQKMAYEIYQNIKLEYVELFRKLVLKFEEIIISEL; this comes from the coding sequence ATGAAAGAGAGAATAGTAGAGAAGTATGAAGATTTTAAGACTGCTTTAAAAAGATTAGAAGAAGGTATAAGTATACAGCCGGACAAGGATATTATTATGGACGGGGCAATCCAGAGATTTGAATTTGTCTTTGAACTTTCATGGAAGCTCATGAGGGAATATTTGAAGTATACTGGTTTGGAGATTAACAATCCTCGGACCGTTATAAAGTATGCATATCAAAATGGCATTATAGAAGACGGTGACAAATGGCTTAAAATGCTTTCAGATAGAAATATGACTTCTCACTTATATGACCAAAAAATGGCTTATGAGATTTACCAAAACATTAAACTTGAGTATGTAGAGCTATTTAGGAAGTTGGTTTTAAAGTTTGAAGAGATAATAATTTCTGAGCTATGA
- a CDS encoding nucleotidyltransferase domain-containing protein, with product MKVETKRFGIEEEILNKIIEIFKKYKQVRKACIFGSRARGDYRRGSDVDICIWLEEESENPIYKIQDELEEVNTILLFDVVAFDSITKENLKESIIKEGVIIYERENSREV from the coding sequence ATGAAGGTGGAAACCAAAAGGTTTGGAATAGAGGAAGAAATCTTAAATAAGATTATCGAAATTTTTAAGAAATACAAGCAAGTGAGAAAAGCTTGTATCTTTGGTTCGAGGGCAAGAGGAGACTATAGAAGAGGTTCTGATGTAGATATATGTATTTGGCTTGAAGAGGAGAGTGAAAATCCAATTTATAAAATCCAGGATGAATTAGAAGAAGTTAATACAATATTGCTGTTTGATGTTGTTGCGTTCGATAGCATTACAAAAGAAAATCTCAAAGAAAGTATCATAAAAGAAGGAGTAATTATATATGAAAGAGAGAATAGTAGAGAAGTATGA
- the gatB gene encoding Asp-tRNA(Asn)/Glu-tRNA(Gln) amidotransferase subunit GatB — protein MEYEVVIGLEVHAELATKSKIFCSCTTEFGGEPNTHCCPICTGMPGVLPVLNKKAVEYAIMAGLATNCQIARYSKQDRKNYFYPDLPKAYQISQYDLPLCYNGYIDIEVNGQKKRIGIKRIHIEEDAGKLLHDQWEEGSLVDFNRCGVPLIEIVTEPDLRSSEETRIFLEKLKAILQYTEVSDCKMQEGSLRVDVNLSVRPKGSKEFGTRTEMKNLNSFRSVVRAIEYEARRQIEVLESGGVVVQETRRWDDAKGISLSMRTKEEAHDYRYFPEPDLPPIVVDDSWIEEIRKRIPELPDQKKERYIKEYGLPEYDAGVLTSSKAIANYFEECIKYTQNIKAASNWMMGEIMRILNDKGLEPEEINNIKIKPNQLASLINLVDNKTISNTIAKQVFEEMFETGKDPEVIVKEKGLVQITDKNVILEAVKQAIANNPKSVEDYKNGKDKAFGFLVGQVMKITKGKANPQLVNEILREELEKI, from the coding sequence ATGGAATATGAGGTTGTGATAGGTTTAGAGGTCCATGCTGAGCTTGCGACAAAGTCGAAAATATTTTGCAGCTGCACAACAGAGTTTGGCGGTGAGCCAAATACCCACTGCTGTCCTATTTGCACTGGTATGCCAGGAGTTCTTCCTGTTTTGAACAAAAAGGCAGTTGAATATGCCATAATGGCAGGGCTTGCAACAAACTGTCAGATAGCAAGATATAGTAAGCAAGACAGAAAAAATTATTTTTATCCGGACCTTCCAAAGGCTTACCAGATTTCACAGTATGATTTGCCACTCTGTTACAATGGTTATATAGACATTGAGGTAAATGGGCAGAAAAAGAGAATAGGAATAAAAAGAATTCACATAGAAGAGGATGCTGGAAAGCTTCTTCATGACCAGTGGGAAGAAGGAAGTCTTGTTGATTTTAACAGGTGCGGTGTTCCTTTGATTGAGATTGTTACAGAGCCGGATTTACGTTCAAGTGAGGAGACACGAATTTTTCTTGAAAAGCTAAAAGCAATTTTGCAATACACAGAGGTTTCTGACTGCAAGATGCAGGAAGGTTCGCTCAGAGTGGATGTGAATTTGTCTGTGCGACCAAAAGGTTCAAAAGAATTCGGTACAAGAACAGAAATGAAAAACTTAAACTCTTTCAGATCTGTTGTGAGGGCAATAGAATATGAGGCAAGAAGACAAATAGAGGTTTTAGAAAGCGGCGGTGTTGTTGTTCAGGAGACAAGGCGCTGGGATGATGCAAAAGGTATAAGTTTATCTATGAGGACAAAAGAAGAAGCGCATGACTACAGGTATTTCCCAGAGCCTGACCTTCCACCTATAGTTGTAGACGACAGCTGGATTGAGGAGATTAGAAAGAGAATTCCTGAGCTTCCTGACCAGAAAAAGGAAAGGTATATAAAAGAGTATGGGCTTCCAGAATATGATGCCGGCGTTCTGACTTCATCAAAGGCTATAGCCAACTATTTTGAAGAGTGCATAAAATATACGCAAAACATAAAGGCTGCAAGCAACTGGATGATGGGAGAGATTATGAGAATCTTAAATGACAAAGGGTTAGAACCTGAGGAAATTAATAATATAAAGATTAAGCCAAATCAGCTTGCAAGCCTTATTAACCTTGTTGATAACAAGACAATTTCCAACACTATTGCAAAACAAGTCTTTGAAGAGATGTTTGAAACGGGCAAAGATCCTGAAGTTATTGTAAAAGAAAAAGGGCTTGTTCAGATAACAGACAAGAACGTAATTTTAGAAGCTGTGAAACAGGCAATAGCAAACAATCCAAAATCAGTAGAAGATTACAAGAATGGCAAAGACAAGGCGTTTGGATTTTTGGTGGGGCAGGTTATGAAGATAACAAAAGGCAAGGCCAATCCACAGCTTGTGAATGAAATCTTAAGAGAGGAGCTTGAGAAAATTTAA
- the gatA gene encoding Asp-tRNA(Asn)/Glu-tRNA(Gln) amidotransferase subunit GatA, whose amino-acid sequence MLYKLTAHEAIDLIKKKEVKCQEVVESVLERIKQVEDKVKSYITITEQEALENAKKIDEKIAKGEDVGVLYGLPIALKDNLCTNGIKTTCASKILYNFVPPYDATVVKKLKENNMTLLGKLNMDEFAMGSSTENSAFHTTRNPWDLERVPGGSSGGSAAAVAADEAFFTLGSDTGGSIRQPASLCGVVGMKPTYGRVSRFGLVAFASSLDQIGPLTKDVEDCALAMNIICGHDPYDATSAPVDVPDFTKALKNDVKGLKIGVPKEYMEKGVNEEVKKAVEKALELLKSLGADYEEFSIPIVEYALPTYYIIASSEASSNLARYDGIKYGYRTQNYEDLIDLYKKTRSEGFGPEVKRRIMLGTYALSAGYYDAYYKKGLQVRTLIKRAFDEAFQKYDVIITPTSPTTAFKIGERVSNPLEMYMSDICTVPVNIAGLPAISIPCGFDSNGLPIGLQIIGKAFDEETILKVAYTYEQNSGHKNLKPKNL is encoded by the coding sequence ATGCTCTACAAACTAACTGCGCACGAGGCAATTGATCTTATCAAGAAAAAAGAGGTCAAGTGCCAAGAAGTTGTTGAAAGTGTTCTTGAGAGAATTAAACAGGTTGAAGATAAAGTAAAGTCGTATATAACAATCACAGAACAAGAAGCTTTAGAGAATGCGAAGAAGATTGATGAGAAGATAGCAAAAGGCGAAGATGTAGGGGTGCTTTACGGTCTTCCAATTGCCTTGAAAGATAATCTTTGCACAAATGGAATAAAAACAACCTGTGCATCTAAAATCCTTTACAACTTTGTTCCCCCTTACGATGCAACTGTTGTGAAAAAGCTAAAAGAAAATAATATGACGCTTTTAGGAAAGCTCAATATGGACGAGTTTGCAATGGGCTCATCAACAGAAAACTCTGCTTTCCACACAACAAGAAATCCGTGGGATTTGGAAAGAGTTCCGGGGGGTTCATCAGGTGGGTCTGCTGCGGCTGTTGCGGCAGATGAAGCATTTTTCACCCTTGGTTCTGACACAGGTGGGTCTATCAGACAGCCAGCTTCACTTTGTGGAGTTGTTGGCATGAAGCCAACATATGGAAGGGTTTCGCGATTTGGACTTGTTGCATTTGCATCTTCTCTTGACCAGATAGGACCTTTGACAAAAGATGTTGAAGACTGTGCTTTAGCTATGAATATCATCTGCGGACATGACCCATATGATGCAACATCAGCACCAGTTGATGTTCCTGACTTTACAAAAGCATTGAAAAACGATGTGAAAGGTCTAAAAATAGGTGTGCCTAAAGAATATATGGAGAAAGGTGTAAATGAAGAAGTAAAAAAAGCTGTTGAAAAAGCTCTTGAGCTTTTAAAATCTTTGGGTGCAGATTATGAAGAGTTTTCTATACCAATTGTTGAGTATGCTCTTCCAACTTACTACATCATTGCATCATCTGAGGCAAGTTCAAACCTTGCAAGGTATGATGGAATCAAATATGGGTACAGGACGCAAAACTATGAAGACCTAATAGATTTATACAAAAAGACAAGGTCTGAAGGATTTGGACCTGAGGTAAAAAGAAGAATTATGCTTGGCACATATGCACTTTCTGCGGGGTATTATGATGCATACTACAAAAAAGGGCTTCAGGTTAGGACATTGATTAAGCGGGCATTTGACGAAGCTTTCCAAAAATATGACGTAATAATTACTCCTACAAGTCCAACAACAGCTTTTAAAATAGGTGAAAGAGTTTCAAATCCACTTGAGATGTATATGTCTGATATATGTACAGTGCCTGTAAATATTGCTGGGCTTCCTGCTATTTCTATTCCATGCGGATTTGATAGTAATGGTCTTCCAATAGGTCTTCAAATAATAGGAAAGGCGTTTGATGAAGAGACTATCTTAAAAGTTGCATATACCTATGAACAAAACAGTGGACATAAAAACCTAAAACCCAAGAATTTATAA
- the gatC gene encoding Asp-tRNA(Asn)/Glu-tRNA(Gln) amidotransferase subunit GatC: MITRNDVEYVANLARLTLTEEEIEKMTKELGAIIEFANKLSELNTEGIEPTAHVLNLYNVFRSDEVKPSYPREEILKNAPSHDDVCIKVPKIVE; the protein is encoded by the coding sequence ATGATTACAAGAAACGATGTTGAATATGTTGCAAACCTTGCAAGGCTAACTTTAACAGAAGAAGAGATAGAAAAGATGACAAAAGAGCTTGGTGCTATAATTGAATTTGCAAATAAGCTTTCTGAGCTAAATACTGAAGGGATTGAACCAACTGCGCATGTTCTGAATCTTTACAATGTTTTTAGAAGCGATGAGGTAAAACCTTCGTATCCACGTGAAGAGATTTTGAAAAATGCTCCATCTCATGACGATGTTTGCATAAAAGTCCCAAAAATAGTAGAATAA